In one Campylobacter insulaenigrae NCTC 12927 genomic region, the following are encoded:
- the purD gene encoding phosphoribosylamine--glycine ligase: MKILILGSGAREYSIALALKKVDSNIEFYFVPGNGATAKMGTNLNMKDPKVISAYAKASEIDLCIVGSENFLADGVVDLFKENNISIFGPTKAAAMLEASKSYMKSFLKKYKIKTAKFLNTSDFEKAKKFILNLTTPIVVKADGLCAGKGVVIAQSHDEALDVTQKMLSGESFGDAGKIVVIEEYLNGFELSVFALCDGDNFILLPAAQDHKRLLDGDKGPNTGGMGAYAPSSLASDNLFEQVKKDIVKPTLEGMKLEGSEFVGVLFIGLMVVNNKPYVLEYNVRFGDPECEVLMPLIENPLEMFLACANKNLSNINVKIKNEYAVGVVCASKNYPYKDSPKALITVDSIPNNSHISYAGVSLENDQLYANGGRVLVCVGVGKNIKEAQQNAYKLCDNVHFEGKQYRKDIAFQVLK; encoded by the coding sequence GGTGCTACTGCTAAAATGGGAACAAATCTTAATATGAAAGATCCTAAGGTAATTTCTGCTTATGCAAAGGCTTCTGAAATTGATCTATGTATTGTAGGAAGTGAAAACTTTTTGGCTGATGGTGTGGTGGATCTTTTTAAAGAAAATAATATTTCAATTTTTGGTCCAACCAAGGCTGCTGCTATGCTTGAAGCCTCAAAATCATACATGAAAAGTTTTTTAAAAAAATATAAGATAAAAACAGCTAAATTTTTGAATACAAGTGATTTTGAAAAGGCTAAAAAATTTATTTTAAATTTAACTACACCTATAGTTGTAAAAGCTGATGGATTATGTGCTGGCAAAGGAGTTGTTATTGCTCAAAGTCATGATGAAGCTTTAGATGTTACACAAAAAATGCTTAGTGGAGAAAGCTTTGGTGATGCTGGTAAAATAGTTGTTATAGAAGAATATTTAAATGGTTTTGAATTAAGTGTTTTTGCTCTTTGTGATGGAGATAATTTTATTTTGCTTCCAGCTGCTCAAGACCATAAGAGACTTTTAGATGGTGATAAAGGTCCAAATACTGGAGGAATGGGGGCTTATGCACCAAGTTCTTTAGCAAGCGATAATTTATTTGAACAAGTAAAGAAGGATATAGTTAAACCGACATTAGAAGGAATGAAATTAGAAGGAAGTGAATTTGTAGGAGTGTTGTTTATAGGCCTAATGGTAGTAAATAATAAGCCATATGTATTAGAATACAATGTTCGTTTTGGAGATCCAGAATGTGAAGTATTGATGCCATTAATTGAAAATCCCTTAGAAATGTTTTTAGCGTGTGCGAATAAAAATTTATCAAATATTAATGTTAAAATTAAAAATGAGTATGCAGTTGGAGTTGTTTGTGCTAGCAAAAATTATCCTTATAAAGATAGTCCTAAGGCTTTGATTACAGTTGATAGTATTCCAAATAATTCTCATATATCTTATGCTGGAGTCAGCTTAGAAAATGATCAATTATATGCTAATGGCGGAAGAGTGCTTGTTTGCGTTGGTGTTGGAAAGAATATAAAAGAAGCTCAGCAAAATGCATATAAACTTTGTGATAATGTCCATTTTGAAGGTAAACAATATAGAAAAGATATTGCTTTTCAGGTTCTTAAATGA
- a CDS encoding RDD family protein, producing MSNQELFDKLEKENIKIASFKKRFLAYIIDSFVVFLIVSIILLDKIYSMQTYDEIHNVLMRFAGGILLLQFCYHTLFSYLYGATLGKIFLKIMIVDQNLLDKPNLTQSALRSCFRQFSDMLYGLGFAWALSNVVLKTWHDYVAKTVVIDLA from the coding sequence ATGAGCAATCAAGAGTTATTCGATAAATTAGAAAAAGAAAATATCAAAATAGCAAGCTTTAAAAAAAGATTTTTAGCTTATATTATAGATAGTTTTGTTGTTTTCTTGATTGTTAGTATTATTTTGCTTGATAAAATTTATTCTATGCAAACTTATGATGAAATTCATAATGTTTTGATGCGATTTGCAGGAGGTATATTGCTTTTGCAATTTTGTTATCACACACTTTTTTCATATCTTTATGGAGCAACTCTAGGAAAAATATTTTTAAAGATTATGATCGTTGATCAAAATTTGTTAGATAAACCAAATTTAACACAAAGTGCTTTAAGATCATGTTTTAGACAATTTAGCGATATGTTATATGGATTGGGTTTTGCGTGGGCTTTGAGTAATGTTGTTTTAAAAACTTGGCATGATTATGTTGCCAAAACAGTGGTGATTGATCTTGCGTAA
- a CDS encoding LPS-assembly protein LptD yields the protein MLRKIFLSLVCIGNLYAAKVDIYALDVVRNNNIVEAKNNVVVVSDLYLITADEAKFNEQTKDLELFGDVNILRGQKERTYSNYTKINIQNNTTSFKNLFFSNNDLEVWLQCHQAQFDDKFFITEKSVVSSCNVENPDWEIRFEEGKLNKESNFLHLYNARLYVKDVPVMYLPYFGFSVDTKRKSGLLVPEFVIKQNDGLYYNQPIYYVIDDNADVQFEPQIRTKRGYGLYSTLRFVDSLNSQGEISAGIFSEKSSYRKKEELKNKEHYGFEIKYASDELFKSLLEGSYQEGLWIDGTYLNDVDYTNLNSRVKTEASLVTSKLNYFLSDDENYYGFYAKYYIDTSKINNKGTLQEYPSAQYHRYLNGIFNNYVQYSFDASFHRYYRQTGIYAKTFNFDAPLVYHTSFFDDFLNFAFTERFYVNFVDYSNTNLKNQEHLFRNSHNFSLYTDLSKSYENFYHTMYLGFNYYLPGAKSGKITENFIDIENDPEQFNFSAYQYFYNALGKKKLFHNLTLKYDLKHEDFGGLDNVVEYFYNDYISFRNESEYNGINNRFDKVFSDASIDYDIWKISLSHAYRIYEGEKYNFIGTKAFYNINTNYQVFGGVWFDLNKKPDKWEVGYAYQRKCWNYSLMYRKDISPKLTSAGINAKDQSGLYFMFNFYPIGGVAYDFALEENEKKI from the coding sequence ATCTTGCGTAAAATATTTTTATCTCTTGTTTGTATTGGAAATTTATATGCTGCAAAAGTAGATATTTATGCTTTAGATGTTGTGAGAAATAATAATATTGTAGAAGCAAAGAATAACGTAGTTGTGGTATCTGATCTTTATTTGATTACTGCTGATGAAGCAAAATTTAATGAACAAACTAAAGATTTAGAGCTTTTTGGGGATGTCAATATTTTAAGAGGTCAAAAGGAAAGAACGTACTCAAATTATACTAAAATAAACATTCAAAATAATACTACGAGTTTTAAAAATTTATTTTTTTCAAATAATGATTTAGAAGTTTGGTTGCAATGTCATCAAGCTCAGTTTGATGATAAATTTTTTATAACTGAAAAATCTGTTGTATCTAGTTGTAATGTGGAAAATCCTGATTGGGAAATTCGTTTTGAAGAAGGAAAGCTAAATAAAGAAAGCAATTTTTTACACCTTTATAATGCTAGATTGTATGTAAAAGATGTCCCAGTTATGTATTTACCTTATTTTGGTTTTAGTGTGGATACTAAAAGAAAAAGCGGTTTGCTTGTTCCAGAATTTGTAATAAAACAAAATGATGGTTTATATTATAATCAACCCATATATTATGTTATTGATGATAATGCTGATGTGCAATTTGAACCTCAAATTAGAACCAAGAGGGGTTATGGACTTTATTCAACATTAAGATTTGTAGATTCTTTAAATTCGCAAGGCGAGATTAGTGCTGGTATTTTTAGTGAAAAATCAAGTTATAGAAAGAAAGAAGAGTTAAAAAATAAAGAACATTATGGCTTTGAAATTAAATATGCTAGCGATGAGTTGTTCAAAAGCTTATTGGAAGGTTCTTATCAAGAAGGATTGTGGATCGATGGTACTTATTTAAATGATGTTGATTATACAAATTTAAATTCTAGAGTCAAAACGGAAGCATCTCTTGTAACTTCTAAATTAAATTATTTTTTATCTGATGATGAAAACTATTATGGTTTTTATGCGAAATATTATATAGATACTTCAAAAATTAATAATAAAGGTACATTACAAGAATACCCTTCAGCACAATACCACAGATATTTAAATGGAATATTTAATAATTATGTGCAATATAGTTTTGATGCTTCTTTCCATAGATATTATAGACAGACAGGAATTTATGCAAAAACATTTAATTTTGATGCACCTTTAGTATATCATACTAGTTTTTTTGATGATTTTTTGAATTTTGCTTTTACAGAGAGATTTTATGTAAATTTTGTTGATTATTCTAATACAAATTTAAAAAATCAAGAGCACTTGTTTAGGAATTCACATAATTTTTCTTTATATACTGATTTATCTAAATCTTATGAAAATTTTTATCATACTATGTATCTTGGTTTTAATTATTATTTACCAGGAGCTAAATCTGGCAAGATAACTGAAAATTTTATAGATATCGAAAACGATCCTGAACAATTTAATTTTTCAGCATATCAATATTTTTATAATGCTTTAGGAAAAAAAAAGCTTTTTCATAATCTGACTTTAAAATATGATCTAAAACATGAAGATTTTGGTGGGTTAGATAATGTGGTAGAATATTTTTATAATGATTATATTAGTTTTAGAAACGAAAGTGAATATAATGGTATAAATAATCGTTTTGATAAAGTTTTTAGTGATGCTTCAATTGATTATGATATATGGAAAATTAGTTTAAGTCATGCTTATAGAATTTATGAAGGTGAAAAATATAATTTTATAGGTACGAAAGCTTTTTATAATATAAATACTAATTATCAAGTATTTGGTGGTGTATGGTTTGATTTAAATAAAAAACCAGATAAATGGGAAGTTGGTTATGCTTATCAGAGAAAATGCTGGAATTATTCTTTAATGTATAGAAAAGATATATCACCTAAATTAACAAGTGCTGGTATTAATGCCAAAGATCAAAGTGGTTTATATTTTATGTTTAATTTTTATCCAATTGGCGGGGTTGCTTATGATTTTGCCTTGGAAGAAAACGAGAAAAAAATATGA
- a CDS encoding phosphoribosyltransferase family protein — MILFEDEKEAAQKLYDQLPIAKLKDYLIITPSLKSITFVNELAHKLDISYNFLFTEQIKAPNNNECQIAMISETKELVYNEALVKAFDISLDYIYGEANRTYEEKILKNVYRYRKGNLLNELRGKNILMLHEGCESGITALSCIKSLLKEEVNSIIYATALMPSDVYDYISVFVDEVFCVHKIDHFVDIEFYFKEKTKLESHEILEILEENKYYLPQKR; from the coding sequence ATGATATTATTTGAAGATGAAAAAGAAGCAGCACAAAAGTTGTATGATCAATTGCCTATTGCTAAGTTAAAAGATTATCTTATCATCACTCCGTCTTTAAAATCTATAACATTTGTTAATGAATTAGCACATAAATTAGATATATCTTATAATTTTTTATTTACAGAACAAATTAAAGCTCCTAATAATAATGAATGCCAAATAGCTATGATTAGTGAAACTAAAGAACTTGTTTATAATGAAGCGCTAGTAAAAGCTTTTGATATTAGCTTGGATTATATTTATGGTGAAGCTAATAGAACTTATGAAGAAAAAATTCTGAAAAATGTTTATCGCTATAGAAAAGGCAATCTTTTAAATGAGTTAAGAGGAAAAAATATCTTAATGCTACATGAAGGCTGTGAAAGCGGTATCACAGCTTTATCTTGTATCAAAAGTCTTTTAAAAGAAGAGGTAAATAGTATTATCTATGCAACTGCATTAATGCCCAGTGATGTGTATGATTATATTAGTGTGTTTGTGGATGAAGTATTTTGTGTCCATAAAATTGACCATTTTGTAGATATTGAATTTTATTTTAAAGAAAAAACAAAACTTGAATCTCATGAAATTTTAGAAATTTTGGAAGAGAATAAATATTATTTACCGCAAAAACGATAG
- a CDS encoding polyribonucleotide nucleotidyltransferase: protein MQHEINVNNHIEFFDTDKVAKQAAGAVLMREKNAVVLATVAREDKMVEEDFLPLTVQYIEKAYAAGKIPGGYIKRETKPGDNETLSARIIDRSLRPLFPKGYAYPTQIVVMVLSVDSEVDLQVMSLNAAGVALYLSDIPIKAPVCGVRIGRIDNEFILNPSNSELKNSTLDLYVAGVKDELLMIEMRALANKKDDLHFINELSEDDTLRALELASSAILKGSNEYEKTFAAYRKISNLKYKIENSYDELVGFIKNSYLVKLKIAINQMAKSERASEISKIAEEISQESIATEKGWLLEDIEKALHLCKRELVREQIIKEEKRADGRGLKEVRKIDIETNILPSAHGSCLFTRGQTQALVVVTLGNDNDAQMSDILTEKTPICEKFMVNYNFPGFSVGEATPIKAPGRRELGHGNLAKRALQPSVDEGYAHTIRLVSEILESNGSSSMATVCGGALALRAAGVPSVKLVAGVAMGLVFEEDKYAILTDIMGLEDHDGDMDFKVAGNLEGITALQMDIKLGGIEQKVLKEALYQAREAREYILNIMQEASEKIVVNTEVLPKLEIFNIDPNKIPDIIGQGGKTIKEIIDKFEVCIDLDRDKGEVKITGSNQELINQSKEFILNLIHTKSFNKKREKKDISKFEIGEEFIGKVQKVVDFGVFVELRDGVDGLLHSSKIKEKLDLGDEIKVKVADIKNGKVSLDLV, encoded by the coding sequence ATGCAACATGAAATAAATGTTAATAATCATATTGAATTTTTTGATACTGATAAAGTAGCAAAACAAGCAGCTGGAGCTGTGTTAATGAGGGAAAAAAATGCTGTTGTCTTAGCAACAGTTGCTCGTGAAGATAAGATGGTGGAAGAAGATTTTTTACCGCTTACTGTGCAATACATTGAGAAAGCTTATGCTGCTGGTAAAATTCCTGGAGGGTATATAAAAAGAGAAACTAAGCCAGGTGATAATGAGACCTTGAGTGCGAGAATAATAGATAGAAGTTTAAGACCTTTGTTTCCAAAAGGCTATGCTTATCCAACTCAAATTGTTGTCATGGTTCTTTCTGTAGATAGTGAAGTAGATTTGCAAGTTATGAGTTTAAATGCTGCAGGTGTTGCGTTGTATTTGAGCGATATTCCTATAAAAGCTCCAGTTTGCGGAGTTAGAATTGGACGTATTGATAATGAATTTATTTTAAATCCAAGTAATAGTGAGTTAAAAAATAGTACACTTGATTTGTATGTTGCTGGAGTAAAAGATGAACTTTTGATGATAGAAATGAGAGCATTAGCTAATAAAAAAGATGATTTGCATTTTATAAATGAATTAAGTGAAGATGATACGCTTAGAGCATTAGAATTAGCAAGTAGTGCTATTTTGAAAGGTTCTAATGAATACGAAAAAACTTTTGCAGCTTATAGAAAAATTTCTAATTTAAAATACAAAATAGAAAATAGCTATGATGAGCTTGTCGGTTTTATTAAAAATTCTTATCTAGTAAAATTAAAAATAGCAATCAATCAAATGGCAAAAAGTGAAAGGGCAAGTGAAATTTCTAAAATTGCTGAAGAAATTTCTCAAGAAAGTATTGCTACTGAAAAAGGATGGTTGCTAGAAGATATTGAAAAAGCTTTACATTTATGCAAAAGAGAACTTGTAAGAGAGCAAATTATAAAAGAAGAAAAAAGAGCTGATGGGAGAGGTTTAAAAGAAGTTAGAAAAATAGATATAGAAACGAATATTTTACCTAGTGCTCATGGTTCATGTTTGTTTACCAGAGGTCAAACACAAGCTTTAGTAGTAGTAACATTAGGAAATGATAATGACGCACAAATGTCAGATATTTTGACAGAGAAAACTCCAATTTGTGAAAAATTTATGGTTAATTATAATTTTCCGGGATTTTCAGTCGGCGAGGCAACTCCTATAAAAGCACCTGGTAGAAGAGAGCTTGGTCATGGGAATTTGGCAAAAAGAGCACTTCAACCTAGCGTTGATGAGGGGTATGCTCATACTATACGTTTAGTTTCAGAAATTTTAGAAAGCAATGGTTCTAGTTCAATGGCTACAGTTTGTGGTGGGGCATTAGCTTTAAGAGCCGCAGGTGTTCCTAGTGTAAAATTGGTTGCAGGTGTAGCTATGGGTCTTGTATTTGAAGAGGATAAATATGCTATTTTAACTGATATTATGGGGCTTGAGGATCATGATGGAGATATGGATTTTAAAGTTGCGGGAAATTTAGAGGGTATTACGGCCTTGCAGATGGATATAAAATTAGGTGGTATCGAGCAAAAAGTCTTAAAAGAAGCTTTGTATCAAGCTAGAGAAGCAAGGGAATATATTTTAAATATAATGCAAGAAGCCAGTGAAAAAATTGTTGTAAATACAGAAGTTTTACCTAAATTAGAAATTTTTAATATAGATCCAAATAAAATTCCAGATATTATAGGTCAAGGTGGCAAAACTATAAAGGAAATTATTGATAAATTTGAAGTTTGCATAGACTTAGATAGAGATAAAGGTGAAGTTAAAATTACTGGTTCTAATCAAGAGTTAATTAACCAAAGTAAAGAATTTATTTTAAATTTAATTCACACTAAATCTTTTAATAAAAAAAGAGAAAAGAAAGATATATCTAAATTTGAAATTGGAGAAGAGTTTATAGGTAAAGTTCAAAAGGTAGTTGATTTTGGAGTTTTTGTAGAGTTAAGAGATGGTGTAGATGGGTTGTTGCATAGCTCTAAAATAAAAGAAAAATTAGATCTAGGAGATGAAATTAAAGTAAAAGTTGCAGATATTAAAAATGGAAAAGTTTCTTTGGATTTAGTTTAA
- a CDS encoding FtsW/RodA/SpoVE family cell cycle protein: protein MIKLDRRILTHFDFVQPILILPIIAISLFLIYEANERLIEKQLIYTLIGFSGFAFFFLIPLRKLVWLIPILYWVNIALLLSVDIFGVEKLGARRWLEIPFTGFTIQPSEIFKPSFILMLAYLIHQNPPSKNGYNLKQFAHLSFYILLPFFLIAGEPDLGTALVLLIVGFGMIFIIGANYKIWLSIFIAIAVISPIIYTDFLKPYQKQRIHDFLAEEPSYHVKQSIIAIGSGGLTGKQADEATQTHFKFLPISTSDFIFAYTVERFGFIGAIVVILLYTLLIFHLLSLNYKHKNDYFTRVVTNCVALFIFTYVAVNISMTIGFAPVVGIPMPFYSHGGSSFATFMIFFGILQNLITFRYLDIEKAVKFKF, encoded by the coding sequence ATGATTAAACTTGATAGAAGAATTTTAACTCATTTTGACTTTGTTCAACCTATATTAATTCTTCCTATCATCGCTATATCATTATTTTTAATTTATGAAGCTAATGAACGTTTAATAGAAAAACAATTGATTTATACTCTCATAGGATTTTCCGGATTTGCATTTTTCTTTTTAATACCTTTGAGAAAATTAGTCTGGTTAATACCTATTTTATATTGGGTTAATATTGCTTTACTTTTAAGTGTAGATATTTTTGGTGTAGAAAAATTAGGAGCTAGACGGTGGCTTGAAATTCCTTTTACAGGCTTTACTATACAACCTTCTGAAATTTTTAAACCATCTTTTATATTGATGTTAGCTTATTTAATACATCAAAATCCACCTTCTAAAAATGGATATAATTTAAAACAATTTGCTCATTTAAGCTTTTATATACTATTGCCTTTTTTTCTTATAGCGGGAGAACCTGATTTAGGGACAGCTTTGGTACTATTAATTGTTGGCTTTGGAATGATTTTTATCATTGGTGCAAACTATAAAATTTGGCTTTCAATCTTTATAGCTATAGCAGTCATTTCTCCTATAATTTACACTGACTTTTTAAAACCTTATCAAAAGCAAAGAATTCATGATTTCTTAGCAGAAGAGCCAAGCTACCATGTAAAACAATCTATTATAGCTATAGGTAGCGGAGGTTTAACTGGTAAACAAGCCGATGAAGCAACTCAAACGCATTTTAAATTTTTACCTATTTCTACTAGCGATTTCATTTTTGCATATACGGTTGAAAGATTTGGTTTCATTGGAGCTATAGTTGTTATTTTGCTATACACGCTGTTAATTTTTCATCTACTTAGCTTAAATTATAAACATAAAAATGATTATTTTACTAGAGTTGTAACAAATTGTGTCGCTTTATTTATTTTTACATATGTAGCAGTTAATATTTCTATGACTATAGGATTTGCACCAGTAGTTGGAATTCCTATGCCTTTTTATAGTCATGGTGGAAGTTCTTTTGCGACATTTATGATCTTTTTTGGAATTTTACAGAATTTAATTACTTTTAGATATTTAGATATAGAAAAAGCTGTTAAATTTAAATTCTAA
- a CDS encoding RluA family pseudouridine synthase, giving the protein MFNFSSLYEERLDTLLSEILKQSRSQISKIIKDNCVCVNGKNITKNSFKIKLRDEIFITLPKIQKPSQNNALDFDIEILYEDEDILILNKNPNLVVHGATSVKEATLVDWLLSRGYALSNLNGEYRAGLVHRLDKGTSGAIVIAKNNQAHQFLANQLLDKSMGRIYIALCDLALKENKMSNEKAIIRCPNNRLKKITTNDIFHPSAKNAKTDFLNLLHSQNCALIAAKLYTGRTHQIRVHLADFNRYILGDQLYGYKGKIKYNRVMLHAYLIYFVHPKTQELMFIKAPIFDDFSQILEENFNKGEVDEKISLNYLKRCFDF; this is encoded by the coding sequence ATGTTTAATTTTTCATCGCTTTATGAAGAAAGACTTGACACTTTACTGAGTGAAATTTTAAAACAAAGCCGCTCTCAAATTTCTAAAATTATAAAAGACAATTGCGTGTGTGTTAATGGAAAAAACATTACTAAAAATTCATTCAAAATAAAATTAAGAGATGAAATTTTTATAACCTTACCCAAGATTCAAAAGCCATCTCAAAACAATGCTTTAGATTTTGATATAGAAATTTTATACGAAGATGAGGATATTTTAATTCTTAATAAAAATCCAAATCTTGTGGTTCATGGAGCAACTAGCGTGAAAGAAGCAACTTTAGTTGACTGGCTTTTATCTAGAGGTTATGCTTTATCGAATTTAAATGGAGAATATAGAGCAGGTCTTGTTCATAGGCTTGATAAAGGTACTAGTGGGGCTATTGTTATAGCGAAAAACAACCAAGCACATCAGTTTTTGGCCAATCAACTTTTAGATAAAAGTATGGGGAGAATTTATATAGCTTTGTGTGATTTAGCTTTGAAAGAAAATAAGATGTCTAATGAAAAAGCTATTATTAGGTGTCCTAATAATAGATTGAAAAAGATTACTACAAATGATATATTCCATCCTAGTGCAAAAAATGCCAAAACTGATTTTTTAAATTTATTACATTCTCAAAATTGTGCATTGATAGCTGCTAAATTGTATACAGGTAGAACACATCAAATTAGAGTTCATTTAGCTGATTTTAATCGATATATTTTAGGTGATCAATTATACGGATATAAAGGAAAAATAAAGTATAATAGAGTAATGCTTCACGCATATTTGATATATTTTGTCCATCCAAAAACTCAAGAGCTTATGTTTATTAAAGCTCCAATTTTTGATGATTTTAGTCAAATTTTAGAAGAAAATTTTAATAAAGGAGAGGTTGATGAAAAAATTTCACTTAACTATCTTAAGCGCTGCTTTGATTTTTAG
- a CDS encoding fibronectin type III domain-containing protein, with product MKKFHLTILSAALIFSACSTTSLPKTAQINEGLPKISSIKSIGDITSIAFEWEPLYDQNIAGFYIYRANSIGAPMELIAKINNKFQTHYTDTNLQPNTKYYYSMKTYNELGQISPEGVSIEAYTTRVIDPVPFAQAIVGLPNRVKIVWRPHPDFRVNSYIIERANMKDMKFKELARVKNRLSAEYIDDSLKPDESFQYRVVAQTYDGIKSAPSQVVESTTKALPPMVTNLTASKDLPKKIILNWDKIDYADFAYYKVYSGSNTFLPLSVIAKTAENTYEDVVDGVSQKRYYKISMVDKDGLESPLMNEAVEGITLGAPLAPSIILCAVEDDGIKVEWIDNDDRAREYIVKRSGGGNSAVFKEIKSKQLKDITALPGKIYSYEVIAIDANGIESKPSNKFTAAK from the coding sequence ATGAAAAAATTTCACTTAACTATCTTAAGCGCTGCTTTGATTTTTAGTGCTTGCAGTACAACTAGCTTGCCAAAAACTGCTCAAATTAACGAAGGATTACCAAAAATTTCTAGTATCAAAAGTATCGGAGATATCACAAGTATAGCATTTGAATGGGAGCCACTATATGATCAAAATATAGCTGGATTTTATATTTATAGAGCAAATTCTATTGGTGCGCCGATGGAGTTAATTGCAAAAATTAATAATAAATTTCAGACCCATTATACAGATACTAATTTGCAACCAAATACTAAGTATTATTATTCTATGAAAACCTATAATGAGCTTGGACAAATTTCACCTGAAGGAGTAAGTATAGAGGCTTATACTACTAGGGTTATCGATCCAGTTCCTTTCGCACAAGCAATTGTTGGTTTGCCAAATCGCGTAAAAATAGTATGGAGACCACATCCTGATTTTAGAGTAAATTCTTATATTATAGAACGTGCTAATATGAAAGATATGAAATTTAAGGAACTAGCTAGAGTCAAAAATCGTTTAAGCGCCGAATATATAGACGATTCTTTAAAACCTGATGAAAGCTTTCAGTATAGAGTTGTAGCTCAAACTTATGATGGGATTAAAAGTGCTCCTAGCCAAGTAGTAGAATCAACTACAAAAGCTTTACCGCCAATGGTTACAAATTTAACTGCAAGTAAAGATTTGCCAAAGAAAATTATTTTAAATTGGGATAAGATAGATTATGCTGATTTTGCATATTATAAAGTTTACTCTGGATCAAATACTTTCTTACCTTTGAGTGTTATTGCTAAAACTGCAGAAAATACTTATGAAGATGTTGTTGATGGAGTGAGTCAAAAAAGATATTATAAAATTAGTATGGTGGATAAAGATGGCCTAGAAAGTCCCTTGATGAATGAAGCGGTAGAAGGTATTACTTTGGGCGCTCCATTGGCTCCAAGTATTATTTTATGTGCTGTTGAGGATGATGGTATAAAAGTAGAATGGATAGATAATGATGATAGAGCACGTGAATATATAGTTAAGAGAAGCGGTGGTGGAAATTCTGCTGTGTTTAAAGAAATTAAATCAAAACAGCTTAAGGATATTACAGCACTTCCTGGAAAAATATATAGCTATGAGGTAATAGCTATTGATGCTAATGGCATTGAATCAAAGCCATCAAATAAATTCACAGCAGCTAAATAA